A window of Fragaria vesca subsp. vesca linkage group LG7, FraVesHawaii_1.0, whole genome shotgun sequence contains these coding sequences:
- the LOC101300562 gene encoding uncharacterized protein At4g01150, chloroplastic-like: MAATASSMAATALFVPRVPSTTARCSALAYLPPRISSSSPSCFAVRASSESRRHSLQIRASSSEETSTSVDTGELISDLKEKWDAVENKSTVLLYGGGAIVAVWLSSIIVGAVNSVPLLPKVLELVGLGYTGWFVYRYLLFKSSRKELATDIESLKKKIAGTE; the protein is encoded by the exons ATGGCAGCGACAGCCTCCTCCATGGCGGCCACCGCCTTGTTCGTGCCACGTGTGCCCTCCACTACCGCTCGCTGCTCCGCCTTGGCTTACCTCCCACCTCGTATCTCCTCCTCTTCACCATCGTGCTTTGCCGTTAGAGCTTCCTCAG AGTCCAGGAGGCATTCCCTTCAGATCAGAGCATCATCTTCAGAAGAGACATCCACTTCTGTTGACACTGGTGAACTAATATCAGACTTGAAGGAGAAG TGGGATGCAGTTGAAAACAAGTCAACAGTACTTCTTTATGGAGGTGGGGCAATAGTCGCTGTGTGGTTGTCTTCAATAATTGTTGGTGCCGTCAATTCAGTGCCACTG CTTCCAAAGGTCCTGGAGTTGGTAGGGCTAGGATATACTGGATGGTTTGTCTACCGTTACCTACTCTTCAAG TCGAGCAGAAAAGAATTAGCTACAGACATTGAGTCATTGAAGAAGAAGATTGCCGGAACCGAATAG
- the LOC101299990 gene encoding gibberellin 3-beta-dioxygenase 3-like yields the protein MGSMTLPKELPTINFSLQDLKPGSSSWASTCKQVRYALEEYGCFVALYEQVSPQLMNNIFGQSKDLFQVPLENKVKNTSEEPYRGYIGPNPLMPLYEGLAIDNVTSPQETQKFRDLMWPNGKTKFCEITDLFAKLLGDLEKTVEKMLFESFGVSQDQYESLSSSNSHLLRFLKYNTPEERDAVIRFPSHTDKNFTTIVVQHDVGGLEVQTKDGDWISVESAPSQFLFMAGDGLQVWSNDRVQACHHRVKHCGDKTRYSLGMFTFNNGAFEVPKELIDESHPLVYNKFDSRGFIRFYTTPEAKKAESPTKAYCGVKN from the exons ATGGGTTCCATGACACTCCCCAAAGAGCTTCCCACCATCAACTTCTCCCTTCAAGACTTGAAGCCTGGCTCAAGCTCCTGGGCTTCCACCTGCAAACAAGTCCGATATGCACTCGAAGAATACGGTTGCTTTGTGGCATTGTATGAACAAGTCTCTCCGCAGCTTATGAACAATATCTTTGGCCAATCCAAGGATTTGTTTCAGGTTCCTCTAGAAAACAAAGTCAAGAACACCAGCGAGGAGCCTTACCGGGGCTACATCGGACCAAACCCGCTCATGCCGCTCTATGAAGGCTTGGCCATTGACAACGTCACTTCCCCACAAGAAACTCAGAAGTTTAGGGACCTCATGTGGCCTAATGGAAAGACCAAGTTCTG TGAAATAACGGATCTGTTTGCCAAGTTGCTCGGAGACTTGGAAAAGACTGTGGAGAAGATGTTGTTCGAAAGCTTTGGGGTATCCCAAGATCAATACGAATCGTTGTCGAGTTCAAACAGTCATCTTCTTCGTTTTCTCAAGTACAATACGCCGGAAGAGAGAGACGCAGTCATAAGATTCCCCAGCCACACAGACAAGAACTTCACCACCATTGTTGTTCAGCATGACGTCGGTGGCCTCGAGGTTCAGACCAAAGATGGTGATTGGATTAGTGTCGAGTCTGCACCTTCTCAGTTTCTGTTCATGGCCGGTGATGGACTGCAG GTATGGAGCAATGACAGAGTGCAAGCTTGCCACCATCGAGTGAAGCACTGCGGAGACAAGACTCGATACTCGTTGGGAATGTTTACGTTTAACAATGGAGCATTCGAGGTACCCAAAGAGCTCATAGACGAAAGCCACCCTCTCGTCTACAACAAGTTTGACAGTCGTGGCTTCATAAGATTTTACACCACACCTGAGGCCAAGAAGGCAGAGTCGCCCACTAAAGCTTATTGCGGTGTTAAAAACTAG